In Betaproteobacteria bacterium, a single genomic region encodes these proteins:
- a CDS encoding sortase, with amino-acid sequence MWQASEWVYIHAKAWAAQKLIAAGWGRSLASGAGVKPWPWADTHPVARLEAPRLRVALMVLAGASSRTLAFGPGHMNGTPLPGGAGNSVLSGHRDTHFAFLRELRPGDTR; translated from the coding sequence ATCTGGCAGGCAAGCGAATGGGTGTACATCCACGCCAAGGCCTGGGCAGCGCAGAAGCTGATCGCGGCGGGGTGGGGCAGATCGCTTGCGTCCGGTGCCGGGGTGAAGCCCTGGCCCTGGGCGGATACCCATCCGGTCGCGCGCCTCGAAGCCCCGCGCTTAAGGGTTGCATTGATGGTGCTGGCGGGTGCCAGCAGCCGCACACTGGCCTTCGGTCCCGGCCATATGAACGGCACGCCTTTGCCTGGCGGCGCGGGCAATTCGGTGCTGAGCGGCCATCGCGACACGCACTTCGCGTTTCTGCGCGAGCTACGTCCCGGCGATACGCGGTAG
- a CDS encoding DUF2914 domain-containing protein, giving the protein MAGETTTFALGEQAYLWLKVEWAAGEKLTVTWTHGGQIFPVTLNVGGTPWRTWSSKKLHLAGDWTVTVTDTAGAKLNESKITVK; this is encoded by the coding sequence ATTGCCGGTGAGACCACTACATTCGCTCTCGGCGAACAAGCCTATCTGTGGCTAAAAGTGGAGTGGGCGGCCGGCGAAAAGCTAACCGTCACCTGGACCCATGGCGGCCAGATCTTCCCGGTCACGCTCAATGTCGGCGGTACTCCATGGCGCACTTGGTCGAGCAAGAAGTTGCACCTCGCCGGCGACTGGACGGTGACCGTCACCGATACCGCTGGCGCCAAACTCAATGAATCAAAAATTACCGTCAAGTAG
- a CDS encoding NADP-dependent oxidoreductase: MTTNTQVLLASRPEGWVTEANFSIVEKPAAKPGHGELLVKNHYLSLDPYMRGRMAEGKSYAKSVDIGEVMVGGTVSEVVESQNSRFKAGDFVVGNLGWQNYAVTDGAGLVKIEGGKIPLSAYLGVVGMPGVTAWTGLFEHCQPHAGETVVVSAASGAVGSVVGQLAKLQGCRAVGIAGGKAKCDYVVRELGFDACVDYKAGRLYEDLKAAVPKGIDCYFENVGGVVMDTVFRLLNPFSRVALCGLISDYNATDPYGMKMIRSILVNRVKMQGFIVSDRMDLYTKGRQELIEWVAAGKIKYRETVAQGIRSAPKAFIGLLKGENFGKQVVKLV, translated from the coding sequence ATGACTACCAATACCCAAGTGTTGCTCGCCAGCCGCCCCGAGGGCTGGGTCACGGAAGCGAATTTCAGTATCGTGGAAAAACCCGCCGCGAAGCCTGGACACGGCGAGTTACTCGTGAAGAATCACTACCTGTCCCTTGACCCCTACATGCGCGGGCGCATGGCCGAGGGAAAATCCTACGCCAAAAGCGTGGACATCGGCGAAGTCATGGTGGGCGGCACCGTGAGCGAAGTGGTGGAAAGCCAGAACAGCCGCTTCAAGGCAGGCGATTTCGTGGTTGGAAATTTAGGCTGGCAAAACTACGCCGTCACGGACGGTGCAGGGCTGGTAAAAATCGAGGGCGGCAAGATCCCGCTATCGGCCTATCTAGGGGTAGTGGGCATGCCAGGCGTAACCGCGTGGACCGGATTGTTCGAGCACTGCCAGCCCCACGCTGGAGAAACCGTCGTGGTCTCCGCGGCTTCGGGTGCCGTTGGAAGCGTGGTGGGCCAACTCGCCAAACTGCAAGGCTGCCGCGCCGTGGGCATCGCCGGGGGCAAGGCGAAATGCGATTACGTGGTGCGCGAGTTAGGCTTCGATGCCTGCGTGGATTACAAGGCGGGAAGACTCTACGAGGATCTCAAGGCAGCCGTCCCGAAAGGTATCGATTGCTACTTCGAGAACGTGGGCGGAGTCGTGATGGACACCGTATTTCGGCTGCTCAATCCCTTCTCCCGCGTGGCGCTGTGCGGACTCATCTCCGACTACAACGCCACCGACCCCTACGGCATGAAGATGATTCGCTCCATCCTGGTGAACCGCGTGAAGATGCAAGGCTTCATTGTCAGCGACCGCATGGATCTCTACACCAAGGGGCGGCAAGAATTGATCGAGTGGGTGGCAGCCGGAAAGATCAAGTACCGCGAGACCGTCGCGCAAGGAATACGCAGCGCGCCGAAGGCCTTCATTGGGCTACTGAAGGGAGAGAACTTTGGGAAGCAGGTGGTGAAGCTGGTTTGA
- a CDS encoding alpha/beta fold hydrolase: protein MKPALVFLPGLLCDAALFKPQTDGLADVCVPWAADLTRDTSIEAMAARVLREVSAKEFSLAGLSMGGYVAQEMMRQAPDRVQRLALLDTRSRPDEPHETERRRLLMTFAQTERGFTPVTTRLLPLLIHAGRIKEDSLVAVIRAMAEGMGVEAFLRQQQAIMARPDFRPGLGAVQCPTLVICGREDALTPVEFHEEIAALIPGARLEIIEDCGHLCTLERPQEVNALLREWLSTPLP, encoded by the coding sequence GTGAAGCCCGCGCTCGTTTTCCTACCAGGGCTTCTTTGCGACGCGGCGCTGTTCAAGCCGCAAACCGATGGGCTCGCGGATGTCTGCGTACCTTGGGCGGCGGATCTCACTCGCGATACTTCCATCGAGGCCATGGCGGCGCGCGTGCTTCGCGAAGTATCCGCGAAAGAATTTTCCTTGGCGGGCTTGTCCATGGGCGGATATGTGGCGCAGGAAATGATGCGGCAAGCACCGGATCGCGTGCAACGGCTGGCATTGCTGGACACTCGATCGCGCCCCGATGAACCCCATGAAACCGAGCGCCGCCGCTTGCTGATGACGTTCGCGCAAACGGAGCGCGGATTTACGCCCGTCACCACGCGTTTGCTCCCCTTGCTGATCCATGCCGGCCGGATAAAGGAGGATTCGCTGGTGGCAGTGATACGCGCGATGGCCGAAGGCATGGGCGTGGAGGCATTCTTGCGCCAGCAGCAGGCCATCATGGCGCGGCCGGATTTTCGGCCTGGCCTAGGCGCGGTCCAGTGTCCAACGCTGGTGATTTGCGGCCGGGAGGATGCACTCACGCCGGTGGAATTTCACGAGGAGATAGCCGCCCTGATCCCCGGTGCGCGGCTGGAAATCATCGAGGATTGCGGCCACCTCTGCACCTTGGAACGGCCGCAAGAAGTGAACGCGTTACTGCGTGAGTGGTTGTCCACCCCGTTGCCTTAG
- a CDS encoding pyridoxal phosphate-dependent aminotransferase, which produces MANISSRAQSLGTENAFVVLAEVNKLIRDGRDIVSFCIGQPDFHTPVNIQDAAVKAVREGKHGYTPSAGILELRQAVAAEFTRTRAVKVEPDDVVVAAGAKPFIGYTVLTVTDYGAGDEVIYPNPGFPIYESQIKANGAVGVPIHLREARNFSFDPQELADKITPRTKLLILNSPQNPTGGIIPKKDMEAIAEILRKHPQVWIFGDEIYGRLIYEGEFVSIASFPGMQERTIISDGCSKTWAMTGWRLGFAANKKLAPYFTNWVTNTESCASHISQWAGVEALNGPQTEARKMRDIFFERRNLIVGLLNLVPGVTCKNPGGAFYAWPNVTEACRMTDIKDSEEFRSRLLYEAGVAVLADIHFGPRVPDEGQHIRFSYAASNEAIKNGIARMTEFVRKNSATSVAA; this is translated from the coding sequence ATGGCCAACATCAGCAGCCGCGCGCAAAGCCTCGGCACCGAAAACGCCTTCGTCGTCTTGGCCGAAGTCAACAAGCTCATCCGCGACGGGCGCGACATCGTTTCCTTCTGCATCGGCCAGCCGGACTTTCATACGCCGGTCAACATCCAAGACGCCGCGGTGAAGGCGGTGCGCGAAGGCAAGCACGGATACACGCCCTCCGCCGGTATTCTGGAATTGCGCCAAGCCGTGGCGGCGGAATTCACGCGCACGCGCGCCGTCAAGGTGGAGCCTGACGATGTGGTGGTCGCGGCGGGCGCCAAACCCTTCATCGGATACACCGTGCTAACGGTTACGGATTATGGCGCCGGCGATGAAGTGATCTATCCCAACCCCGGCTTCCCAATCTACGAATCCCAGATCAAGGCCAACGGCGCGGTGGGCGTGCCCATCCATCTACGCGAAGCACGAAATTTCAGCTTCGACCCGCAAGAACTGGCGGACAAGATCACGCCGCGCACCAAGCTGCTCATTCTCAATTCACCGCAGAATCCCACGGGCGGCATCATCCCGAAGAAGGACATGGAAGCCATCGCCGAGATTCTGCGCAAGCATCCGCAAGTTTGGATTTTCGGCGACGAAATCTACGGGCGCCTGATCTACGAGGGCGAGTTCGTTTCCATCGCTTCTTTCCCCGGCATGCAGGAACGCACCATCATCTCCGATGGCTGCTCCAAGACCTGGGCCATGACGGGCTGGCGCCTGGGCTTCGCCGCCAACAAGAAACTAGCGCCCTACTTCACCAACTGGGTGACCAACACCGAATCGTGCGCCTCGCACATCAGCCAGTGGGCCGGCGTGGAAGCGCTCAACGGCCCACAGACCGAGGCCAGGAAAATGCGCGATATCTTCTTCGAACGCCGTAACCTGATCGTTGGCTTGCTCAACCTGGTGCCGGGCGTGACCTGCAAGAATCCCGGAGGCGCCTTCTACGCGTGGCCCAACGTCACCGAGGCTTGCCGCATGACAGATATCAAGGATTCAGAGGAGTTCCGCTCGCGGTTGCTGTATGAAGCCGGGGTCGCGGTGCTGGCCGACATTCACTTCGGCCCGCGCGTGCCCGATGAGGGCCAGCACATTCGCTTCAGCTATGCGGCGTCCAACGAGGCCATCAAGAACGGCATCGCGCGCATGACGGAGTTCGTGCGCAAGAACAGCGCGACGAGCGTAGCAGCCTAA
- a CDS encoding citrate transporter: MVSLTASAQSALGGGPSLLGIPVDFILFAATLLGVAFFHKRSFYIAIGGMLVIVAYKFGFTGFKQGPGLEGFLGHMGHEWVILTNLLALLTGFALLAEHFQDSKVPDALPAILPNDWVGPLVLLALVFVLSAFLDNIAAAMIGGAVALTVFGRVHIGYVAAIVAASNAGGSGSVVGDTTTTMMWIAGVNPIDVLHSYVAAGAAFVIFGVIAARQQHAYYPITSDPKKNLQVDWSRVAIVMIILLAAIAVNVVVNRQFNAVADRFPFIGVAVWVAILLTATWRQPSWSKLPEAARGAVFLLSLVMAASLMPVEKLPTASAMTAFGLGFVSAVFDNIPLTALAIKQDGYDWGGLAYAVGFGGSMIWFGSSAGVAIATIFPEARSVGSWLRHGWHVALAYVIGFAMFMLTMGWNPHPITS; this comes from the coding sequence ATCGTCTCATTAACCGCGTCCGCGCAGAGCGCGCTTGGCGGCGGGCCATCCTTACTGGGAATACCAGTGGATTTCATTCTGTTTGCCGCCACTTTGCTGGGCGTGGCGTTCTTCCACAAGCGCTCGTTCTATATCGCCATCGGCGGCATGCTGGTCATCGTCGCTTACAAGTTCGGTTTCACCGGATTCAAGCAAGGCCCAGGGTTGGAGGGATTCCTCGGCCACATGGGGCACGAGTGGGTGATTCTGACCAACCTGCTGGCTTTACTCACTGGCTTCGCGCTGCTGGCGGAGCACTTTCAGGACAGCAAGGTGCCGGACGCATTGCCGGCCATTCTTCCCAACGATTGGGTGGGCCCGCTGGTGTTGCTGGCCCTGGTGTTCGTGCTCTCGGCTTTTTTGGACAACATCGCGGCGGCCATGATTGGCGGGGCCGTGGCCTTGACCGTGTTTGGCCGCGTGCATATCGGATACGTGGCGGCTATCGTCGCGGCCTCCAATGCGGGCGGGTCTGGCAGCGTGGTGGGGGATACGACCACCACCATGATGTGGATCGCGGGTGTGAATCCCATCGACGTTCTCCATAGTTACGTCGCGGCGGGCGCGGCATTCGTGATCTTTGGAGTGATTGCAGCCCGCCAGCAGCACGCGTACTACCCCATTACCTCGGACCCCAAGAAGAACCTCCAAGTGGATTGGTCGCGGGTAGCCATCGTAATGATCATCTTGTTGGCGGCCATTGCGGTGAACGTCGTGGTGAACCGCCAGTTCAATGCGGTGGCGGATCGTTTTCCCTTTATCGGAGTGGCTGTGTGGGTAGCCATATTGTTAACGGCTACGTGGCGCCAGCCGAGTTGGAGCAAGCTGCCCGAGGCCGCTCGTGGCGCGGTATTTTTGCTGTCGCTGGTCATGGCCGCATCGCTCATGCCGGTGGAAAAATTGCCCACGGCATCGGCCATGACGGCCTTCGGCTTGGGGTTCGTCTCCGCCGTATTCGACAACATTCCGCTGACGGCCTTGGCCATCAAGCAAGATGGTTATGACTGGGGAGGGTTGGCCTACGCGGTAGGGTTTGGCGGCTCCATGATCTGGTTCGGCTCTTCCGCGGGGGTGGCGATCGCCACGATCTTCCCCGAAGCCCGCTCCGTTGGGTCGTGGCTGCGCCATGGCTGGCATGTCGCGCTCGCATATGTAATCGGATTTGCCATGTTCATGCTCACCATGGGATGGAATCCCCATCCGATAACAAGTTGA